In Lolium rigidum isolate FL_2022 chromosome 3, APGP_CSIRO_Lrig_0.1, whole genome shotgun sequence, the genomic window TGACTAATATGTATACGGATCCTTCCAATCTTATTGCTGTTGTTGGTGACTACTGAACAAGATTTGCTGtcatttcattttcttttgacCATAAGCTGGATGCCATTAGGAGAGCCTTGCCATGTGATTGTTATGTGCACACTGCTACTAACGCTAGCCTGTAAAGATATAGCTTGTACTGAAAAACTTGGTACCTTGCAGGTATCTGGAAAGATAAAGGAGTTGAAGGCAACAATTGACATGGGAGTGGCTCATCGTAACACTATACTTAAATCTATTGCATCGGACTTTGAGCACTGGAACCATGTGGTGAGCTTCTATTGCTTGTTCCTGCATTTGATGGGCTCAATTTCTTAAGACAAAGTATTGCATGATTGTTATTTGAGCGGTGTGTTGGTGGagttatattatttttattttccatCATAAATTGCTAATTAGCACTCAAACATTCCAGACAAAAAAGGAAAAATCAATTTACCACACTTTGAACATGTTGAGCGTCGACGTGACGAAGAAATGCTTAGTTGGTGAGGGCTGGAGCCCAGTTTTCGCAACTAGTCAGGTAATAAATTTCACTCGCAGCCTGATGCTAGATTATGTTATTTGTGCCTGCCACCCTGATTCTTTGGTTTATCTTTGTGGGCCGCATGATTTACAACATATCTTTTGCAGGTTCAGGATGCGCTTCAGCGTGCTACTCTTGAGAGCAAATCCCAAGTGGGCTCAATTTTTCAAGTTCTTAACACAAAAGAATCTCCTCCAACATATTTCCAGACAAACAAATTTACTTCAGCCTTCCAGGAAATTGTTGATGCCTATGGGTATGTTCCCAGGAGTACGATCTTTCTGACTAATGACTATTCTATACTTGATATGCTATTCGTTTAGTTTCTTTGTCGTTCTTATGGATTTGAAAAAACTTCTCTGTTATTGTTCTATAGATGAAAATATGCCTTTGGCTGGTTGTCTCTCTTGGACAATAACAAAGCCTTTTGTCCCAACTTCCAAGCAAGTCGATTCTCTTGGTCATGTATTTCCGGATGAAAGTGGCCGCAGGCTTCCGCAAGCCCGCTAAGCCGCGCCGCCAAAAAATTGCCTCGTGGCGTCGCGGACATCCTGCCACCCCAAGGTGGGCTTTGTGGCCCAGTCCTGCGGAAGCCTTCTCGGCCCGCTGTCCGCACCGCACATCCCATCTCCGCTTCTTCTCTACGACTCCAAACAGGATAGGGCTCGCCCGCTCCGTCCATCCCCACCTGCGCCGCTGGCGCCTAAgcttgtcgccgtcgtcgtccctcCCTAGCCCGCGCCTCCCCGTCGTTGTCGAAGAAACCTCGGCCAGCCCGTGTTGTACCCGTCGCCGGTGTCTTAGGGCCCGACGAGCTCACGGGGCTCTACCGCGGCCTGTTCGCGCgcttcgaccgcgacggcgccgtggacccgGAGGAGTTCCGGGCAGAGATGAAGGAGgtcgctcgccgtcgccggcgggCTTGGGTTCCTGCCCGTGCAGATGCTCGTTGAGGAAGGGAGCTTCCTCAAGGTGGCCGTGGACAGGGAACTGGCCAGAGCTGCTTGATCTGTACTTGTACTGTACGAGTATACGGAGTACGAGTATACGGAGTACGTTGCAGAGTCTGCACTAGGCGTAatgctttctttcttcttccagacaAGAGATGCGTATGGATGATTCTGTATTCGCACTTTCAGACTTCTGCAATATGGAAGTTTTCAGATTTTAGATTTTAATCTATCATAAACGATTCAGTAGCTAGCTAGTTTTAATTGCCCACGCAGCAAACGACATCAAACGAGCGGACGCAGGAATCTGCTATTCCTGCTTGTCCTGCTTGCATGACGGACGCAGGAGCCTGCTAAACCTGCTTAACGCGCATGCGGATGATGCAGGCACATGCGGACACTCCGTGGACTTGTCCACTTGCAACCTGACATGTATTTTCCATCCTTAAATATTTTTTTCTGCGTGAGCCTGTTTAGCACTTCAAATCATCGTACGCATATTCATCAAAGAAGCGTTGGTGTTTTCCATTAGAAATTGTGTGTTATACCTTCTGTTTATTTGGGGAGAATGTGTTTTACCTTATAACAGAATTTTCCACAGCTTATTTCTGTGTTCTTGCAATCTAAATAGTTCATTCCCTATGAATTAAATAAACATggaatgattgtttgagaaatgaaTAAGAGATCTTAGTGTTACTTGGGGTGGGTCAAATATCTTAAGTTCTGTAAGTGCTAACATTGTTTTGCGTCTGGTACAGGGTAGCCAagtatcaagaagcaaatcctggCGTATTTACTGTTGTCACGTTTCCTTTCTTGTTCGCTGTCATGTTTGGAGATTGGGGGCATGGAATTTGCTTATTACTTGCAACACTCTATCTCATAATCCGGGAGAAGAAATTTGCTTCACAGGTTGGCTCACTAATCTTTTACAATTTGGTAAACTTACCTGTAAATTTATTTCACTATTATTACCACAAGTCTACGGCCTGTTTGACTTCATGTTCTTGGAACATATAGTACTTATTATTAGGAGTCTATCACAAGTATTTATATTCTGGGAGTCCCGAAAGTTTCGTTAATTGTTCAGATACAAACTTTTGTCTTATACTCTTATGTTTGATTTGAAATACAGAAACTTGGAGATATAATGGAGATGATGTTTGGAGGGCGCTATATCATTATGATGATGGCACTTTTCTCAATCTACACAGGATTTATATACAATGAATTTTTCTCAGTTCCATTTGAGCTTTTCGCTAAATCAGCCTACGCATGCCGTGATCCTTCTTGTGGGTAAGCAAAAGAAAGGTCCTCAAGTTCATCGTTCTGAAGAAGTAAAGATGTACTATCATTTCTTGCTCATCCTTTTTTTTGGTTATTAGTGATGCTACTACTGAGGGATTAATTAAAGTAAGGCCAACATACCCATTTGGCGTGGACCCTGTGTGGCATGGGAGTCGTAGCGAGCTGCCGTTTCTCAATTCTCTGAAGATGAAAATGTCAATTCTTCTTGGAGTTTCACAAATGAACCTTGGAATTATGATGAGTTACTTTAATGCAAAATTTTTCAGGAACAGTGTTAATGTGTGGTAAGTTTATCCTGCCATCTACTTGCTTATGATATTCTAATTGGAGATGAGGATCTTGATAGTTTCTGCGAAGAGCTGTTGATCCTTCTATAACTTGTGGTGCAGCTCCTAAACTTATGATTACTTTTGTTCCCTTTTGTAACAGGTGCCAATTCGTTCCCCAGCTGCTCTTCTTGAACTGCCTATTTGGCTATCTGTCCATGCTTATCATCATTAAGTGGTGCACAGGGTCAAAAGCAGATCTGTATCATGTGATGATATATATGTTCCTCAGCCCCACAGATGATATGGGAGAGAACGAGCTATTTCCTCACCAGAAGTATGTGCAGATGCTTTTGCTTGTGTTTGCTCTGGTAGCTGTTCCATGGATGCTGTTTCCAAAGCCGTTATTCTTGAAGAGAGAACATGAGCGAGTATGTTTTTATAGTATATTTAAAAAATTCTATTATGTTTCTACAGTTTGAATGTACTGCAGTACTGAAATTTTTTGTTTGTTATTTGTCAGAGACATCAAGGACACCAGTACACCCCACTGGAAGGTGCAGACGAATCTGTGGTAGCAGAGTTGGGGCATCATGAAGAGTCAAACCACCATGAGGAGTTCGAGTTCAGTGAAGTTTTTGTCCACCAGCTGATCCATACAATCGAGTTTGTTCTAGGTGCAGTGTCAAATACTGCTTCATATCTTCGTCTCTGGGCTCTGAGGTACTGCTGGTCATTAAGCACAATTTAACCATTTCAGTCTTAAGAGTTGCCAATCTTTAGACATGCTCTCACTCACTACAACTAATACATCTCCCTGCAGTCTTGCACACTCAGAGTTGTCCACTGTGTTCTATGACAAAGTACTTCTTCTCACGTTGGGGTAAGCAAGTCTCCCTTCCTCTCCCctctcatcatcaccaccatgagCATCGTCATCATCCTTGTCTTCTGTGCATTCTTGTAGGTACAACAACGTTATCATCCTTGCTATTGGCGTCGTCATCTTCATCTTCGCCACTGTCGGTGTGTTGCTTGTTATGGAGACCCTAAGCGCATTCCTTCATGCCTTGAGGCTCCATTGGGTGGAGTACCAGAACAAGTTCTATGAGGGTGATGGTTACAAGTTCGCACCATTTTCGTTCGCACTGATCAGCGATGAAGAAGAGTGAGCTCGTCCAAATTCGTGTATTTATTGTAGCCTTTGTATTGTTGGGGTGGCGTTTGTTGCCAGAACGATCATTATTTGTCACAGACAAATCATAAAACTCCAGCCCCTTGTTCAGGCAAGGGACTCGCAGCATCATTTTTCTTTAGATGTGGATTACACGAAGGATAGGAATTTTTTTGTGTGGAGGGTTGGCAACAAAACTCTAGTGGCATCACCCTTATTTTGGTGTAATGCTAATAACGAGTTCTGCACTTGTGGTTGCCGTTTGGGCGCTGTGTATTCTGGACATAAATAAGCATGTAATAAAAGGTTATTTCCATTGTGGTTGATTGTCATTTGTCAATGTCAAGTCCCCTTTATCCTTTATAACCGAAAGGACTGTTGCAACTTGTGCAGCATAAGGATAGTGCAATGTCTGTTTCAAACGAAAAGAAGATAGTGCAATGTCTGCAGAACGATTGTAAGCCTGATGATTGATGAATGGAAGTTGTTGaattgcaaaaagaaaaaaaaaggatacTGATGAAGGGAGGTTCACCTTTTTTTTGTACATGGCGTGTGTAACTGTAGTTATCTTATGTTGTACTAGATCATAaatgcgcgcgttgccgcgcccgtccatatCTACAAAGTAAAAATACATGAATATATTTTTTTTTCAACATATGACACTGTAAATTATAGATTAAAAACCTAAGGTGTGCATACAA contains:
- the LOC124701965 gene encoding V-type proton ATPase subunit a3-like, whose product is MPSGGGGCLPPMDLMRSEEMQLLQVIIPTESAHLAVSNLGDLGLIQFKDLNADKSPFQRTFAAQIKRTGEMARKLRFFKDQMSKAGIQASPLQSTETPLDFDDMEIKLGELEAELIEVNANDEKLQRTYNELQEYNTVLQKAGEFFYSAQRSAAAQQTELGANQSGETSLESPLLEQDVLTDASKQVKLGSLSGLVPKEKAMAFERILFRATRGNILLRQESVDELVTDPQSGEKVSKNTFVVFYSGERAKAKILKICDAFRANRYPFPEDLSKQMHTIAEVSGKIKELKATIDMGVAHRNTILKSIASDFEHWNHVTKKEKSIYHTLNMLSVDVTKKCLVGEGWSPVFATSQVQDALQRATLESKSQVGSIFQVLNTKESPPTYFQTNKFTSAFQEIVDAYGVAKYQEANPGVFTVVTFPFLFAVMFGDWGHGICLLLATLYLIIREKKFASQKLGDIMEMMFGGRYIIMMMALFSIYTGFIYNEFFSVPFELFAKSAYACRDPSCGDATTEGLIKVRPTYPFGVDPVWHGSRSELPFLNSLKMKMSILLGVSQMNLGIMMSYFNAKFFRNSVNVWCQFVPQLLFLNCLFGYLSMLIIIKWCTGSKADLYHVMIYMFLSPTDDMGENELFPHQKYVQMLLLVFALVAVPWMLFPKPLFLKREHERRHQGHQYTPLEGADESVVAELGHHEESNHHEEFEFSEVFVHQLIHTIEFVLGAVSNTASYLRLWALSLAHSELSTVFYDKVLLLTLGYNNVIILAIGVVIFIFATVGVLLVMETLSAFLHALRLHWVEYQNKFYEGDGYKFAPFSFALISDEEE